In the genome of Montipora foliosa isolate CH-2021 chromosome 3, ASM3666993v2, whole genome shotgun sequence, one region contains:
- the LOC137997464 gene encoding uncharacterized skeletal organic matrix protein 5-like, whose translation MVSLKFAAVICLAYFTIFVNAGRKPTCKTVLEKLDKMESLCQDAESDSCDGTVVCTAIKTLRMKLENLYSLVENISMSLQHPPATASSCKGLYDNGLRENKAYMLPTDIGKIPVYCHMTSDVGECGGGGWTLVMKIDGNNRTFHYDAHFWENNKEFNLPGGETGFDLQETKLPTYWETPFSKICLGMKDGQQIKYIVINKQADSLYSLIADGQHRATSLCRGKWKSLLGSGGSLQPHCNTQGFNAVGTNSDMAKARIGIVANQENDCNSCDSRIGFGTGGEFDDSNTCGNEATHSPDNENKHIKAFGYILVQ comes from the exons ATGGTATCGTTGAAATTCGCTGCGGTTATTTGCCTCGCGTATTTCACCATTTTCGTGAACGCTGGTAGAAAGCCAACTTGCAAGACTGTCCTTGAAAAGTTGGATAAGATGGAAAGCCTATGTCAAG ATGCCGAATCTGACAGCTGCGATGGGACAGTTGTCTGTACAGCCATTAAGACTTTGAGAATGAAGTTGGAAAATCTCTACTCCCTGGTTGAAAACATCTCAATGTCGCTGCAGCATCCGCCAG CTACAGCGTCTTCTTGCAAGGGACTGTATGACAACGG TTTGCGAGAAAATAAAGCCTACATGCTGCCGACTGACATTGGAAAAATCCCTGTGTATTGTCACATGACAAGCGACGTTGGCGAATGCGGTGGTGGAGGATGGACACTGGTCATGAAAATTGATGGTAACAAT CGAACCTTTCACTACGACGCCCACTTCTGGGAAAACAACAAAGAGTTCAACCTTCCTGGAGGAGAGACTGGGTTTGACTTACAAGAGACTAAGTTACCGACCTACTGGGAGACACCCTTCTCCAAGATCTGTCTCGGTATGAAGGACGGCCAGCAGATCAAGTACATCGTCATCAACAAACAGGCCGATTCTCTGTACTCACTGATCGCTGACGGCCAACACCGCGCCACCTCACTGTGCCGTGGAAAATGGAAATCGCTGCTTGGTTCAGGGGGCTCCTTACAGCCACACTGTAATACGCAAGGCTTCAATGCTGTGGGCACTAATTCTGACATGGCTAAAGCTAGAATCGGTATCGTTGCTAATCAGGAAAATGATTGCAACAGCTGTGACTCCAGAATTGGGTTTGGTACAGGAGGAGAGTTTGATGACTCTAACACATGTGGAAACGAGGCAACCCACTCACCAgataatgaaaacaaacacatcAAAGCCTTTGGATACATCTTAGTGCAGTGA